From the genome of Candidatus Eisenbacteria bacterium:
CAAACGTAACAACTGTCCAGAAAGCATACACTCCCAATTCCTTTACACGTCCCGAACCGATTGATCAGTAATTAGATGCAGCAGAATGGCAGTTGACTGTATGGAATCTGTACAAGTGAATCGCTCCAGCCGCCATGGTGTTAGAGTCTCAATCCAGATGGACCTGCCTAGAATGATTGGAGGAAATCAACCTAACAATCTACAGTTTAGTGTGTTACAGAATCCAGACAACCCGTCGCCATCACAGAAAAAATAGTTTGGCACGGCAGTTGCTTCACCTTTAAAAGATACATGATTACTTGGAGGGATTGGTTGGGAAAGAATGTGCTCATCGTAGATGATGAAAGACTGCTTACGCGGACGCTTGCAAATGCACTTAGGGAGGCGGGGTACGAGACTGTCACTGCCACGTCTGCTGAGCAGGCTGAGAAGCACATTTTCTCCGAAGAGAGATTCGACATTGTTCTCCTGGACAACCGTCTTCCGCGAACAAGCGGGCTCAGCATATTGAAGAGAATGAGAGACGAGAATGTTTGTTCCAAGATCATTCTCATGACGGCTTATGACAGTCCGGAGGTGAAGGCAGAGGCCAAGAGATTGAAGGTGGACAAGTATGTGAAGAAGCCGTTCGACCTCACGAGAATGCTCTCGGAGATTGAACAGCTCCTGGGCAAGAACGAGGTCGGCGGTACCTAGGAGAGGAATGCTCGGTCCTCTCGCTCGCCAGCAATTCCTAGGAAGGAGGGGGGTGAAAGGAAATGGCAAAAAAGAAAGCAAAGGCTAAAAAGAAGAAGAAATAAGGAAGGCTGGATTGGCCACGTCCTCTGGGGGTTGGTCTAAGTTCGAGCGCTATGACCAATCCCCAATATTTCACCCGTCCCGAGAGAGATGGAACCTTGAGATTGACCTGCTGTTGCCATCGAATAGTGGCTGTAGGAAAAGGCAAAAGCGGAACTTGTTCGGTCTTGAGGCCTGTCTCAGAGGCGGACAAAACTTAGGAGGGCTTCTCGGATGGACGGACTTGGTCCTCATATTGTGCTGGATGGGTACCAATGCGACAAAGAAAAGCTGGATGACATTGATTTTATCTTCGATGTCCTTGATGAGTTTCCGGATAGGATCGGGATGACAAAGATAATGCCTCCCTACGCCTTCAGGCACGGCGAGGGCGGGGAAGCAGGAATATCTGGTTTTGTCCTGATTGCCGAGAGCCACATAAGTATCCATACGTTTCCGGAAAAACGATTTCTCAATCTGGACATCTTCTCCTGTGAGAGCTTTGATGCCCGCGAGGCCGTGCGTTTCGTAAAAGAAGCCTTCCGGATAAGAAGGGTCTCCTGGAAGCTGCTGCACAGAGGCAGAGAATTC
Proteins encoded in this window:
- a CDS encoding response regulator, whose amino-acid sequence is MGKNVLIVDDERLLTRTLANALREAGYETVTATSAEQAEKHIFSEERFDIVLLDNRLPRTSGLSILKRMRDENVCSKIILMTAYDSPEVKAEAKRLKVDKYVKKPFDLTRMLSEIEQLLGKNEVGGT
- the speD gene encoding adenosylmethionine decarboxylase, whose amino-acid sequence is MDGLGPHIVLDGYQCDKEKLDDIDFIFDVLDEFPDRIGMTKIMPPYAFRHGEGGEAGISGFVLIAESHISIHTFPEKRFLNLDIFSCESFDAREAVRFVKEAFRIRRVSWKLLHRGREFPRDLRASRKIVLLHRGSVRKELVRKA